One window from the genome of Gemmatimonadota bacterium encodes:
- a CDS encoding cytochrome c3 family protein has product MPQIFSPAANTWLKASIVGGALLLATTFGVIFYLGSTSYVTRQHQVRPQPVPFSHRHHVNQLGIDCRYCHASVETSAFAGLPPTKTCMSCHSQVWTDAPMLEPVRDSYATGVSLEWTRVHDLPDYVYFDHSIHINKGIGCESCHGAVNEMALMWQEESLQMMWCLECHRGPEDFIRERADVYKFESQPDYSAPMDQSALGAQLIRGYRVNKDQLEDCSICHR; this is encoded by the coding sequence ATGCCACAGATTTTTTCCCCCGCCGCGAATACGTGGCTCAAGGCGAGCATCGTCGGTGGGGCGCTTCTCCTGGCAACCACATTCGGCGTCATTTTCTACCTCGGCTCGACCTCTTACGTTACCCGGCAGCACCAGGTTAGACCCCAGCCCGTTCCTTTCAGCCACAGGCACCACGTCAATCAACTCGGCATCGACTGCCGGTACTGCCACGCGTCGGTGGAAACGAGCGCCTTCGCCGGCCTGCCGCCGACCAAGACCTGCATGAGCTGCCACTCCCAGGTGTGGACGGACGCGCCGATGCTCGAGCCGGTGCGAGACAGTTACGCGACCGGGGTGTCCCTCGAATGGACCCGGGTGCACGACCTGCCGGACTACGTGTATTTCGATCATAGTATCCATATCAACAAGGGCATCGGCTGCGAGTCCTGCCACGGCGCCGTCAACGAGATGGCCCTGATGTGGCAGGAGGAATCGCTGCAGATGATGTGGTGCCTCGAGTGCCACCGCGGCCCCGAAGACTTCATCCGGGAACGGGCGGACGTGTACAAGTTCGAATCGCAGCCCGACTACTCGGCGCCCATGGACCAGAGCGCCCTCGGCGCGCAACTGATCCGGGGTTACCGGGTCAACAAGGATCAGCTGGAAGACTGTTCCATCTGTCATCGATAG
- a CDS encoding ferredoxin:thioredoxin reductase has product MNEQQPSEKSMQRMQKYCDKYWEKTGTSPHPNAEVTDSVVKGLAAHVDELGRPLCPCNFYPDKKAELERSREWVCACDEMKIWKYCHCLLFVTPEGLPITEYLPEDHEGRQMYGLVKDPTPDKGREARHRAPA; this is encoded by the coding sequence ATGAACGAGCAGCAACCATCGGAAAAGAGCATGCAGCGCATGCAGAAGTACTGTGACAAGTACTGGGAAAAGACGGGTACCTCGCCTCATCCGAACGCGGAAGTGACCGACTCGGTGGTCAAGGGTCTCGCCGCCCACGTGGACGAACTGGGCCGGCCCCTGTGCCCGTGCAATTTCTATCCCGACAAGAAGGCCGAACTGGAACGAAGCCGAGAGTGGGTCTGCGCCTGCGACGAGATGAAGATCTGGAAATACTGCCACTGCCTGCTGTTCGTCACCCCCGAGGGCCTTCCGATCACAGAATACCTTCCCGAAGACCACGAAGGCAGGCAGATGTACGGTCTGGTCAAGGACCCGACGCCGGACAAGGGCAGGGAGGCGCGGCACCGCGCGCCGGCGTAA